One genomic region from Prunus persica cultivar Lovell chromosome G3, Prunus_persica_NCBIv2, whole genome shotgun sequence encodes:
- the LOC18781815 gene encoding zinc finger BED domain-containing protein RICESLEEPER 1, whose translation MDMSDAVIVKSTRLKSVVWNDFDRIKKGDKCIAVCRHCKKKLSGSSTSGTSHLRNHLIRCQRRSNLGIPQLFAAREKKKEGTYLNLDQEQKKDEAFNLVNIRFEQEQTKDDIINYGSGNFDQRRSRFDLARMIILHGYPLDMVEHVGFRVFVKNLQPLFELVTSERVEADCMEIYGKEKQKVKDMLGKLPGKISLTVDMWASLDGTEYLCLTAHYIDESWQLNKKILNFIVIDSSHTEDKHSEIIMESLMDWDIDRNLFSMTFDSYSTNDNVVFRIRDRLSQNKLLSCDGQLFDVRCAANVINMMSQDALEALCEMTDKIRGSIRYVKSSQVIQEKFNSIVHQVGGESRRCLCLDNPLQWNSTYVMVEIALEYRDAFALLQENDPVYAMCPSDVEWDRVNIITSYLKLFVGVTNVFTRFKSPTANLYFPELCEVYSQLNEWCKNADDYISSLALKMRSKFEEYWMRCSLSLAVAVMLDPRFKMKPVDYYYAQFFGSGAPGRISDVFECVKTLYNEHSTCLAYVDQGLAWQVGGSSRLPGSGRDLRDRLTGFDKFLHETTEIDGTKSDLDKYLEEPLFPRNAEFDILNWWKVHAPRYPILSMMARNVLGIPVSKVPIDSTFNTGGRVLDRDWSSMNPATIQALMCAQDWIRSELES comes from the coding sequence ATGGATATGTCTGATGCGGTGATTGTCAAATCAACTAGATTAAAATCTGTTGTGTGGAATGACTTCGATAGGATTAAAAAGGGTGACAAATGTATTGCTGTGTGTAGACATTGTAAAAAGAAACTCAGTGGATCAAGTACCAGTGGGACATCACATTTGAGGAATCATTTAATTAGGTGTCAGCGAAGATCTAATCTTGGCATACCTCAACTCTTTGCAgcaagagaaaagaaaaaggaaggaacTTATTTAAATTTGGATCAAGAGCAGAAGAAGGATGAAGCTTTTAACCTTGTGAATATCAGATTTGAGCAAGAGCAGACCAAAGATGACATCATTAACTATGGAAGTGGTAACTTTGATCAAAGGCGGAGTAGATTTGATCTTGCCCGAATGATTATTTTACATGGTTATCCATTGGATATGGTTGAGCATGTTGGATTCAGAGTGTTTGTCAAAAATCTACAGCCATTATTTGAGCTTGTGACATCTGAAAGAGTTGAGGCTGACTGTATGGAGATCTATGGGAAAGAGAAGCAAAAGGTGAAAGACATGTTGGGTAAATTGCCTGGTAAGATCAGCCTTACGGTGGATATGTGGGCGTCTTTGGATGGTACTGAGTACTTGTGTTTGACAGCACACTATATTGATGAGTCTTGGCAGTTAAATAAgaagattttaaattttattgtcatTGATTCTTCTCATACAGAAGACAAGCATTCAGAAATTATCATGGAATCTTTAATGGATTGGGATATTGACCGTAATTTGTTTTCCATGACATTTGATAGTTATTCCACCAATGACAATGTAGTATTTAGAATCAGAGACAGGCTGTCCCAAAACAAGCTGCTTTCTTGTGATGGTCAGTTATTTGATGTACGCTGTGCAGCAAATGTTATTAATATGATGTCTCAGGATGCTCTGGAAGCACTATGTGAGATGACTGATAAGATTCGAGGAAGTATTCGGTATGTCAAAAGTTCACAAGTAATACAAGAAAAATTCAACTCGATAGTTCACCAAGTTGGAGGTGAGAGTAGGAGGTGCTTATGCCTAGATAATCCATTGCAATGGAACTCAACATATGTTATGGTTGAAATTGCTTTGGAGTACAGGGACGCATTTGCTCTTTTGCAAGAAAATGACCCTGTCTACGCCATGTGCCCGTCTGATGTCGAATGGGATAGAGTGAACATCATTACTAGCTACTTAAAGCTCTTTGTTGGGGTTACCAATGTTTTCACAAGATTCAAGTCTCCAACTGCAAATTTGTATTTTCCTGAGCTTTGTGAAGTATACTCGCAGCTGAATGAGTGGTGCAAGAATGCAGATGATTACATTAGTTCTCTGGCTTTGAAGATGAGAAGCAAATTTGAAGAATATTGGATGAGATGTAGCTTGAGTTTAGCAGTTGCAGTCATGTTAGATCCTCGATTCAAGATGAAACCGGTAGATTATTATTATGCCCAATTCTTTGGCAGTGGTGCTCCAGGCCGAATTTCTGATGTTTTTGAGTGTGTCAAAACACTATATAATGAACATTCAACCTGCTTAGCTTATGTTGATCAAGGTCTGGCTTGGCAAGTAGGTGGTAGTTCTCGCTTGCCTGGTTCTGGAAGGGACTTGAGGGATAGGCTGACTGGTTTTGATAAATTTCTGCATGAAACTACTGAGATTGATGGGACAAAGTCGGATTTGGACAAGTATTTGGAGGAGCCTCTCTTTCCTCGTAATGCAGAGTTTGACATATTAAATTGGTGGAAAGTTCATGCACCTAGGTACCCTATCCTATCTATGATGGCACGCAATGTGTTGGGAATTCCTGTGTCAAAAGTTCCAATAGACTCTACGTTCAACACAGGAGGAAGAGTGCTCGACCGTGATTGGAGTTCAATGAACCCAGCTACCATCCAAGCATTGATGTGTGCACAAGACTGGATACGAAGTGAACTAGAAAGTTAA
- the LOC18783633 gene encoding agamous-like MADS-box protein AGL1 has product MEFPNQAPESSSQRKIGRGKIEIKRIENTTNRQVTFCKRRNGLLKKAYELSVLCDAEVALIVFSTRGRLYEYANNSVRATIDRYKKACTDSTNGGSVSEANTQFYQQESSKLRRQIREIQNSNRHILGEALSTLNIKELKNLEGRLEKGISRIRSKKNEMLFAEIEFMQKREMELQNHNNYLRAKIAENERAQQQQTNMIQGTSYDQSMPSQSYDRNFLPVILEANNNNNNHYSRHDQTALQLV; this is encoded by the exons ATGGAGTTCCCAAATCAAGCACCTGAGAGCTCTTcccaaagaaaaattggaagaggCAAGATTGAGATTAAGCGGATCGAAAACACTACAAATCGACAAGTCACCTTCTGCAAGCGCCGCAACGGTTTGCTTAAGAAAGCCTATGAGTTATCTGTTCTGTGTGATGCTGAAGTTGCTCTTATTGTCTTCTCTACCCGTGGCCGCCTGTATGAGTATGCTAACAACAG CGTTAGAGCAACGATTGATAGGTACAAAAAAGCATGTACTGATTCTACGAATGGTGGATCTGTTTCTGAAGCTAACACTCAG TTTTATCAGCAGGAATCATCTAAATTACGAAGACAGATTCGCGAAATCCAGAACTCAAACAG GCATATACTGGGTGAAGCTCTTAGCACTTTGAACATCAAGGAACTCAAGAACCTAGAAGGAAGACTGGAGAAAGGGATCAGCAGGATAAGATCCAAAAAG AACGAAATGCTGTTTGCTGAAATCGAATTTATGCAAAAGAGG GAGATGGAGCTGCAAAACCATAACAATTATCTGAGAGCaaag ATAGCTGAAAATGAGAGGGCACAACAGCAGCAAACAAATATGATTCAAGGAACTTCTTATGATCAGTCAATGCCTTCACAGTCATACGACAGGAACTTCCTCCCTGTAATCTTGGAGgcgaataataataataataaccatTACTCTCGCCATGACCAGACAGCTCTCCAACTTGT TTGA